In the genome of Candidatus Woesearchaeota archaeon, one region contains:
- a CDS encoding glycosyltransferase family 2 protein, which produces MIKPNPKISIVILNWNRRNFLKQAIESVLNQDYKNYEIIVADNNSTDGSSEMIEENFKDIKLLKFKENLGIEARNIAFSILTGDIIFSLDNDAKLGKNALSKIVKEFEKNPKLGLVQCNILTFDSKNISNWFHALPREKYFKKEFYTSCFGAGCSAIKSEVLKKTGNYNPHFFSRGEELDLAYKILDNKYLMKYCPKIIVYHAICQENRSNSKNYYLDQRNIIWAFWLNLPFPEVIIKTCRFLIGTLFRIRLNFMFSYFKAIFHAFLGLPWVIKERKPIKHSTLKLIKRINSTEKA; this is translated from the coding sequence ATGATTAAACCCAATCCGAAAATATCTATTGTAATCCTAAATTGGAATAGGAGAAATTTTCTTAAGCAAGCAATAGAAAGTGTGCTTAATCAAGATTATAAAAATTATGAAATAATCGTAGCTGATAATAATTCTACTGACGGTTCGTCAGAAATGATTGAAGAGAATTTTAAAGATATTAAACTTTTAAAATTTAAAGAAAACCTTGGAATAGAAGCAAGAAATATAGCCTTTTCAATTTTAACAGGAGATATAATTTTTTCTTTAGATAATGACGCAAAGTTAGGTAAAAATGCACTTTCAAAAATAGTCAAAGAATTTGAAAAAAATCCAAAATTGGGTTTAGTGCAATGTAATATTTTAACTTTTGACTCAAAAAATATTAGCAATTGGTTTCATGCACTGCCAAGAGAAAAATACTTCAAAAAAGAGTTTTATACTTCATGTTTTGGCGCAGGATGCAGTGCGATAAAATCAGAAGTTCTAAAAAAGACCGGCAATTATAACCCGCACTTTTTTAGTCGAGGAGAAGAACTAGATTTAGCTTATAAAATCTTAGACAATAAATATCTTATGAAATATTGCCCTAAAATAATAGTTTATCATGCAATCTGCCAAGAAAACAGATCTAATTCTAAAAATTATTATTTAGATCAAAGAAATATAATCTGGGCATTTTGGTTAAATCTACCTTTTCCAGAAGTTATAATCAAAACTTGTCGGTTTTTAATTGGAACTTTATTTAGAATAAGACTGAACTTCATGTTTAGCTATTTCAAAGCTATTTTTCACGCCTTTTTAGGTCTGCCTTGGGTAATTAAAGAAAGAAAACCAATTAAACATTCAACTCTAAAACTTATAAAACGGATAAATTCTACTGAAAAAGCTTAA
- a CDS encoding valine--tRNA ligase, whose translation MSDLGDYKQEIEQKWQKYWIDKKLYKFDPKSKKPIYSIDTPPPTVSGAMHIGHAFSYSQQDFIVRYKRMNNFNIFYPFGTDDNGLPTERMVEKMKSVKSTKMSRKDFVELCRNTLKEIKQDFINNWIYIGMSCDFSNPYSTIDAHSIKTSQKSFIELYKKGLVYKKAAPSIWCVNCQTAIAQAELEDKELSSTFNEIEFKLKDNKTITISTTRPELLPACVCIFVNPSDKRYKSLIGKKAIVPIFEQEVEIFADPSADINKGTGILMICSYGDRFDVDAIQKKNLKPRVCLTKEGKLNSLAKQFEGLSIRDARKVILEELENKNLLKSKKQITHNVNVHDKCGTEIEFLATEQWFINVIDNKEKFLKVGDKINWYPKSMKSRYDNWVKNLNWDWCISRQRHFGVPFPVWYKKDGSIVLADEKELPVDPLSDKPKGHKEELIPEKDVMDTWATSSVTPQIALNWAKDKGFENVDFDKMYPLSLRPQAHDIIRTWAFYTIVKGVYHNNKQPWNDIIISGNVSDPYGEKMSKSKGNVVYPNEVIKKYSADALRFWAAGSKLGEDLAYQEKDLVTGQKFITKFWNASKFSMMHLQDYKLQKPKKLEFMDKYLLSKLNELIKNCTDSFDAYEYSKVKSETENFFWHTLCDNYLEIIKDRLYNPDKRGKDARISAQYTLYTSLLSCLKLIAPIMPHFTEEIYQNYFTKQEKSISVHISQWPESDKKLINKDLEKVGDRFIEILSEVRQFKNKQQKSLKTPINLVLTKPDESLLKEVLEDLKAVTSTQNLSFGKELQISFA comes from the coding sequence ATGTCAGATTTAGGAGATTACAAACAAGAAATAGAACAAAAGTGGCAAAAATACTGGATAGATAAAAAACTTTACAAATTTGATCCTAAATCTAAAAAACCTATATATAGTATAGATACTCCACCACCAACAGTTTCTGGAGCAATGCATATAGGGCATGCCTTTTCATATTCTCAGCAAGATTTTATAGTCAGATACAAAAGAATGAATAATTTTAATATTTTTTATCCTTTTGGAACAGATGACAATGGCCTACCTACAGAAAGAATGGTAGAAAAAATGAAATCTGTAAAATCTACAAAAATGTCAAGAAAAGATTTTGTAGAACTATGTAGAAATACTTTAAAAGAAATAAAACAAGATTTCATAAATAATTGGATCTATATTGGTATGAGTTGCGATTTTTCAAATCCTTATTCTACAATTGATGCTCACTCAATTAAAACTTCACAAAAATCTTTTATAGAATTATATAAAAAAGGTTTAGTTTACAAAAAAGCTGCACCTAGTATTTGGTGTGTTAATTGTCAAACTGCAATTGCACAAGCAGAATTAGAAGACAAGGAATTAAGTTCAACTTTTAATGAAATAGAATTCAAATTAAAAGATAATAAAACTATTACAATTTCAACAACAAGACCAGAATTACTTCCTGCATGTGTTTGTATTTTTGTTAATCCTTCAGATAAGCGTTATAAAAGCTTAATAGGTAAGAAAGCAATAGTTCCAATATTTGAGCAAGAAGTAGAAATATTTGCAGATCCTTCAGCAGATATAAATAAAGGTACAGGAATTTTAATGATTTGTTCTTATGGTGATAGATTTGATGTTGATGCAATTCAAAAAAAGAATTTAAAACCCAGAGTATGTTTAACTAAAGAAGGAAAATTAAACTCTTTAGCAAAACAATTTGAAGGTCTTTCAATAAGGGATGCAAGAAAAGTAATTCTTGAAGAGTTAGAAAATAAAAATTTATTAAAATCTAAAAAACAAATTACTCACAATGTTAATGTTCACGATAAATGTGGAACAGAAATAGAATTTTTAGCAACAGAACAATGGTTCATAAATGTTATTGATAATAAAGAAAAATTCTTGAAAGTAGGAGATAAAATAAATTGGTATCCAAAATCCATGAAATCTAGATATGATAATTGGGTTAAAAATTTAAATTGGGATTGGTGTATTTCAAGACAAAGACATTTCGGTGTTCCATTTCCAGTTTGGTATAAAAAAGACGGTTCTATAGTTTTAGCAGATGAAAAAGAACTTCCAGTAGATCCTTTATCAGATAAACCTAAAGGACACAAAGAAGAATTAATTCCTGAAAAAGATGTTATGGATACTTGGGCGACTAGTAGCGTTACTCCTCAAATTGCTTTAAACTGGGCAAAAGATAAAGGTTTTGAGAATGTTGATTTTGATAAGATGTATCCTCTTTCATTAAGACCTCAAGCGCATGATATAATTAGAACATGGGCATTTTATACTATTGTAAAAGGTGTTTATCATAATAATAAACAACCTTGGAATGATATAATTATTTCTGGAAATGTCTCAGATCCCTATGGTGAAAAAATGTCCAAATCCAAAGGTAATGTTGTCTACCCTAATGAAGTTATTAAAAAATATTCTGCAGATGCACTAAGATTTTGGGCAGCAGGTTCAAAGTTAGGAGAAGATTTAGCTTACCAAGAAAAAGATTTAGTTACAGGACAAAAATTTATAACTAAATTCTGGAATGCTTCAAAGTTTTCTATGATGCATCTTCAAGATTACAAACTTCAAAAACCTAAGAAATTAGAATTTATGGATAAATATTTACTTTCAAAATTAAATGAATTAATTAAAAATTGTACAGATTCTTTTGATGCTTATGAATATTCAAAAGTAAAATCAGAAACAGAAAATTTCTTTTGGCATACACTTTGTGATAATTATTTAGAAATAATAAAAGATAGATTATATAATCCAGATAAAAGAGGAAAAGATGCAAGAATTTCAGCACAATACACTTTATACACTTCTTTACTTTCATGTCTAAAATTAATTGCACCAATAATGCCTCATTTTACAGAAGAAATTTATCAAAACTATTTTACAAAACAAGAAAAATCAATTTCAGTCCATATTTCACAATGGCCTGAATCAGACAAAAAACTAATTAATAAAGATCTAGAAAAAGTTGGAGATAGGTTTATAGAAATTCTTTCAGAAGTAAGGCAATTCAAAAATAAACAACAAAAATCACTTAAAACACCAATAAACTTAGTTTTAACTAAACCTGACGAATCTTTATTAAAAGAAGTTTTGGAGGATTTGAAAGCAGTTACAAGTACTCAAAATTTAAGTTTTGGTAAAGAATTACAAATTTCATTTGCTTAA
- a CDS encoding MBL fold metallo-hydrolase translates to MLENIKWLGNSGFKLISNSGKIIYIDPFKTTETEKADLILITHEHYDHCSPEDVIKLSKPDTIIVTVPDCQSKLALTFNKIKNLKLVEPGKKLVIEDIEIEAVPAYNIGKNFHRKENDWVGFIINMGNKRIYHAGDTDLIPEMSNLKDIDLALIPIGGTYTMNSEEAAKCTETIKPKIAIPMHYGTIVGTLEDAEKFKKLAKCEAKILSKA, encoded by the coding sequence ATGTTAGAAAATATAAAATGGTTAGGAAATTCCGGATTTAAATTAATCTCTAATTCAGGAAAAATAATTTATATAGATCCATTCAAAACTACAGAAACCGAAAAAGCCGATTTAATTTTAATAACTCACGAACATTATGATCATTGTAGTCCAGAAGATGTAATTAAATTATCTAAGCCAGACACAATTATAGTTACAGTTCCAGATTGTCAAAGTAAATTAGCTTTAACATTTAATAAAATTAAAAATTTAAAATTGGTTGAGCCAGGAAAAAAATTAGTTATAGAAGATATAGAGATAGAAGCAGTCCCCGCATATAATATTGGAAAAAACTTTCATAGAAAAGAAAATGACTGGGTAGGTTTTATAATCAATATGGGCAATAAAAGAATATATCATGCAGGAGATACAGATCTAATTCCTGAAATGTCTAATTTAAAAGATATAGATTTAGCCTTAATTCCTATTGGCGGAACATATACTATGAATTCAGAAGAAGCAGCAAAATGCACCGAAACAATAAAACCTAAAATAGCAATTCCTATGCATTATGGAACTATAGTAGGAACTCTGGAAGATGCAGAGAAGTTCAAAAAACTTGCAAAATGCGAAGCAAAAATTCTAAGTAAAGCGTGA
- the cysS gene encoding cysteine--tRNA ligase — translation MFVFNDLTKKEEEFKVKNNSVKIYVCGPTVYDYGHLGHARSAIAFDIIRKFLIYLEYKVNYAMNVTDIDDKMIQRANKEKTTVKELAEKFTKYYFEDMKELNVLYPDKMIKATETIDYIIKIIKKLQEKGYTYETSDGVYFEVRKFKKYGRLIKLNKKDAKKSKDKSGEDKKDAQDFALWKKQKPNEPAWNSPWGKGRPGWHIECSAMILKHLGETIDIHGGGSDLIFPHHENEIAQSEAANGKPLARYWMHNNMVKVDDTKMSKSLGNFFTIRDILKKYNYRVIRFFLIGTHYRSPINFSEENLINSKNSLEKIDRFLEECKSRKDADKKSVDNFLKDFENAMKKDFDTPKAIAIIFNFIKELNKEEKGGKIAFDAFVKIDSVLGIMKTTKDKIPAEIKKLAEEREKARKNKDFKKADQLRNKIQKRGFLLEDSSEGVKIKQIS, via the coding sequence ATGTTTGTTTTTAATGATTTAACTAAAAAAGAAGAAGAGTTTAAAGTTAAAAATAATTCTGTAAAAATATATGTCTGCGGTCCTACAGTTTATGATTATGGACATTTAGGGCATGCAAGAAGTGCTATTGCTTTTGATATAATAAGGAAATTTCTGATTTATTTAGAATACAAAGTGAATTATGCAATGAATGTAACGGATATTGATGATAAAATGATTCAAAGAGCAAATAAAGAAAAAACAACTGTTAAAGAACTTGCAGAAAAATTTACAAAATATTATTTTGAGGATATGAAAGAATTAAATGTTCTGTATCCTGATAAAATGATTAAAGCTACAGAAACTATTGATTATATAATTAAAATAATTAAAAAATTACAAGAAAAAGGTTATACTTATGAAACATCAGATGGAGTTTATTTTGAAGTTAGGAAATTCAAGAAATATGGGCGATTAATAAAGTTAAATAAAAAAGATGCTAAAAAATCTAAAGATAAAAGTGGAGAAGATAAAAAAGATGCTCAAGATTTTGCATTGTGGAAAAAACAGAAACCGAATGAGCCTGCATGGAATTCTCCATGGGGAAAAGGAAGACCCGGATGGCATATAGAATGTAGTGCTATGATTTTAAAACATCTTGGGGAAACTATAGATATACATGGCGGTGGTTCTGATTTAATATTTCCACATCATGAGAATGAAATTGCTCAAAGTGAAGCTGCAAATGGTAAGCCTTTAGCAAGGTATTGGATGCATAATAATATGGTCAAGGTTGATGACACAAAGATGTCTAAATCACTTGGAAACTTTTTTACAATAAGAGACATTCTTAAGAAATATAATTATAGAGTTATAAGATTTTTTTTAATTGGGACTCACTATAGAAGCCCTATTAATTTTAGTGAAGAAAATTTAATTAATTCAAAAAATAGTCTTGAGAAAATTGATAGATTTTTAGAAGAATGTAAATCCCGAAAAGATGCAGACAAAAAAAGTGTTGATAACTTCTTAAAAGACTTTGAAAATGCAATGAAAAAAGATTTTGATACTCCTAAGGCAATTGCAATAATATTCAATTTTATTAAAGAATTAAATAAAGAAGAAAAAGGTGGAAAGATTGCTTTTGATGCTTTTGTAAAAATAGATTCTGTTTTAGGAATTATGAAAACAACTAAAGACAAAATTCCTGCAGAAATAAAAAAACTTGCAGAAGAAAGAGAAAAGGCAAGAAAAAATAAAGATTTCAAAAAAGCAGACCAATTAAGAAATAAAATTCAAAAGAGAGGATTTTTACTTGAAGACTCTTCTGAAGGAGTAAAAATCAAACAAATTAGCTAA
- a CDS encoding polysaccharide deacetylase family protein, producing MYHKIQENIDSHLVNATPKQFESQLKYLKRYYKIISFNELNNFKNIKKDSVIITFDDGYINNYEVAFPILKRYNSKATIFLTTSLINKKDFLTKNIIKQMSNSGIEFESHTLTHPDLTKITPQELDKEIYSPIKHLKSLINKESKILCYPYGLYNQKVIDAAIKIGYKYAVTIDFGLNTSKTNKYQLKRMMMNPEENLNFFKLKLTPLWSLLRKISHGVIKDD from the coding sequence ATGTACCATAAAATACAAGAAAATATAGACTCTCATTTGGTTAATGCAACACCTAAGCAGTTTGAATCCCAATTAAAATACCTTAAAAGATATTATAAAATTATTTCTTTTAATGAGTTAAATAATTTTAAGAATATTAAAAAAGATTCAGTTATTATAACTTTTGATGATGGTTATATAAATAATTATGAAGTTGCTTTTCCAATCTTAAAAAGATATAATTCTAAGGCCACAATATTTTTAACAACTTCTTTAATTAACAAAAAAGATTTCCTAACAAAAAATATAATTAAACAAATGAGCAATTCAGGAATAGAATTTGAGTCTCATACTCTAACACACCCAGATTTAACAAAGATAACCCCCCAAGAATTAGATAAAGAGATTTATTCTCCTATTAAACATTTAAAATCTTTAATAAACAAAGAGTCTAAAATATTATGTTATCCTTATGGATTATATAACCAAAAAGTTATAGATGCCGCCATCAAAATAGGATATAAATATGCAGTAACAATAGACTTTGGTTTAAATACTTCTAAAACAAATAAATATCAACTTAAAAGAATGATGATGAATCCAGAAGAAAATCTAAATTTTTTTAAATTAAAACTTACACCATTATGGTCTTTATTAAGAAAAATATCTCATGGAGTAATAAAAGATGATTAA
- a CDS encoding putative metal-binding motif-containing protein, whose product MKCVDGGCFCVCEGKAGVGQEYKTEVGDLNYSLVSSRKPFGKNMFSLIFPNLGKSGLSCIDKDGDGYGEGSGCKGLDCNDNDKTIYLGAPEICDNKDNNCGGNIDENCEKFCGNGNIDSGESCDIYNWGNINNCTDLGFFSGKLVCDEECHFNTQGCNSITQKEVECSNGVLDVGEECDTLAPKGKTCRDFGNFKSGNLKCSNECKIDNSECSIKQDCCIDADGDDYYTLKNTEKECSELGSIFTQETFIETLSDPTNLVCVPGSRVTDLIDNPLNLGNNNLIDGTLLDNNKCYEEVIERIPKNPGDKLVTLKSQGIKYCRDKLNTQSQNYCGNPHEEYNTELKGKVVFSNNLWIGAVGEGFICENEVSVGSCDIEVYDKNMELILEKEVNLNSECTGTTTTKICQLNLDGSKMNYEDYTVGFTMKDDYNNKIIETSQPISNIICTLDIDCYANDKFEQSCEEVCSDYGLGYDFPKCNNDAYGNRGCYCKCISKNVNDQATSKCFGVGFVNLGEPLEIKHRSGGLKGGYHTPISSMRVLNLKFLGNRLSVYNINPPSPGTWLWGGIIPTEGMVVPFYDLPWNIDCSSEALKSGYYLIDADPYQYNSKRSGCMSSCQCVDFPPSGYFVDGSLGPTYGKIIEGLGDVQDSDAEYSIDCCMQTGQCGYYPSITSEYKMSSVKKISVNKNGITIPENKNPPTSKKGSDNEGYTEIITKKLVECKVTPPKCEGTECVEPKKCEGLNCIIILPKCVDNDCTQPKKCEEVWPDLTNLPKIPFINLDASSSFFKELLNNKPINIDTTLKKCTSKVLDCDDTNPSKYPGGPQDCECNCPVRNEPKIDQVIYCNKEIDPSNPNYCEDLNLEHTLNLDNSDQDYMWVGFILDDVRCKNGYFDLKCGFDIMTYLRGDGITKVYDSGVRVTSTDGIGETLFEKKDYTKRTCYLNEKAFCQVKISKNELNEGEYTVAFQGRYTPLTPGGTWTVSKPVNLFTITKSEIQEAISEDIIQTKEIKEYALKIPQFSEMLKIHKQTIWWEDIVEAYPSESEFENLKGLGWEKIQFTLTPTTAKDGFIWNSPKDKITLHDEKCSLHSPLCTLAFGAEKRYSKMKAIKISTNTKVSIPKNIKYTLDGNKCTIVSCDKQEDQVLLIGSDVRRPYAESNIGNYITSIKEAGNNQISASWSFSFDESGIPMPAHEARFYISILSSETEKLSDLPFIGQMQKDMKCEIINKQEFAGMCYDLDINQINVETIVLPKDVEYIPLL is encoded by the coding sequence ATGAAATGTGTTGATGGTGGTTGTTTCTGTGTCTGTGAAGGCAAAGCAGGTGTTGGGCAAGAATATAAAACTGAAGTTGGAGATTTAAATTATAGTTTGGTTAGTTCAAGAAAGCCATTTGGTAAAAATATGTTTAGTTTAATCTTCCCTAATCTTGGCAAAAGCGGATTGAGTTGTATAGATAAAGATGGTGATGGTTATGGTGAAGGTTCTGGATGTAAGGGTTTAGATTGTAATGATAATGATAAGACTATTTATTTAGGTGCACCAGAAATTTGTGATAATAAAGACAATAATTGTGGTGGAAATATTGATGAAAATTGTGAAAAATTCTGTGGTAACGGTAATATAGATTCTGGAGAAAGTTGCGATATTTATAATTGGGGCAATATAAATAATTGTACGGATTTAGGGTTTTTTAGTGGAAAACTAGTTTGTGATGAAGAATGCCATTTTAATACTCAGGGTTGTAATTCTATAACTCAGAAAGAAGTCGAATGTAGTAATGGTGTGCTTGATGTTGGTGAAGAGTGTGACACTTTAGCACCAAAAGGAAAAACTTGTAGAGACTTTGGAAACTTTAAGAGTGGAAATTTAAAATGTAGTAATGAATGTAAGATTGATAATTCTGAATGTTCTATAAAACAAGATTGTTGTATTGATGCTGATGGAGATGATTATTACACCTTAAAAAATACAGAAAAAGAATGTTCTGAATTAGGTTCTATATTTACACAAGAGACATTTATTGAAACTTTATCTGATCCAACTAATCTAGTTTGCGTTCCTGGGTCTAGAGTAACTGATTTAATAGACAACCCTCTTAATTTAGGCAATAACAATTTGATAGATGGCACTCTTTTAGACAATAACAAATGTTATGAAGAGGTTATTGAAAGAATACCTAAAAATCCTGGAGATAAATTAGTTACCTTAAAATCTCAAGGAATAAAATATTGTAGAGATAAATTAAATACACAATCACAAAATTATTGTGGTAATCCACATGAAGAATATAATACTGAATTAAAAGGGAAAGTGGTCTTTTCTAATAATCTATGGATTGGTGCAGTAGGAGAAGGATTTATTTGTGAAAATGAGGTTTCTGTTGGATCTTGTGACATTGAAGTTTATGATAAAAATATGGAATTGATTTTAGAAAAAGAAGTAAATTTGAATAGTGAGTGTACTGGAACTACCACAACTAAAATTTGTCAATTAAATTTGGATGGTTCTAAAATGAATTATGAAGATTATACTGTAGGATTTACAATGAAGGATGATTATAATAATAAAATAATTGAAACATCTCAGCCAATTAGTAATATTATATGTACTTTAGATATTGATTGTTATGCAAATGATAAGTTTGAACAAAGTTGTGAAGAAGTGTGTAGTGACTATGGATTAGGATATGATTTCCCAAAATGTAATAATGATGCTTATGGAAACAGAGGTTGTTATTGCAAGTGTATTTCTAAAAATGTTAATGATCAAGCTACAAGTAAATGTTTTGGTGTTGGTTTTGTTAATCTTGGAGAACCATTGGAGATAAAACATAGATCTGGTGGATTAAAAGGGGGTTATCATACACCAATATCAAGTATGAGAGTATTAAATCTTAAATTTTTGGGGAATAGGCTCTCAGTATATAATATAAACCCGCCATCACCTGGGACTTGGCTATGGGGCGGAATAATTCCCACCGAAGGCATGGTAGTGCCGTTTTATGATCTTCCATGGAATATTGACTGTAGTTCGGAAGCACTTAAATCAGGTTATTATCTAATTGATGCAGACCCCTATCAATATAATTCAAAAAGATCAGGTTGTATGTCTTCATGTCAATGTGTAGACTTTCCACCTTCAGGTTATTTTGTGGATGGTAGTCTTGGTCCTACTTATGGGAAAATAATTGAAGGTTTGGGTGATGTGCAAGATTCAGATGCAGAATATTCTATAGATTGTTGTATGCAAACTGGTCAGTGTGGCTATTATCCTTCAATAACTTCAGAATATAAAATGAGTTCTGTAAAAAAAATATCTGTTAATAAAAATGGAATTACAATCCCAGAAAATAAAAATCCTCCTACATCAAAAAAAGGTTCTGATAATGAAGGCTATACAGAAATTATTACTAAAAAATTAGTTGAATGTAAGGTTACTCCACCAAAATGTGAAGGCACTGAATGTGTTGAACCTAAAAAATGTGAAGGATTAAATTGTATAATCATCTTACCTAAATGTGTTGATAATGATTGTACTCAACCTAAAAAGTGTGAAGAAGTTTGGCCAGATTTAACTAATCTTCCAAAAATACCTTTTATAAATTTAGATGCTTCAAGTTCGTTTTTCAAAGAATTATTAAATAACAAACCAATAAATATAGATACTACTTTAAAAAAATGCACATCTAAAGTTTTAGATTGCGATGATACTAATCCTTCAAAATATCCTGGTGGCCCACAAGATTGTGAATGTAATTGCCCTGTTCGAAATGAGCCTAAGATAGATCAAGTTATTTATTGTAATAAAGAAATTGATCCAAGTAATCCGAATTATTGTGAAGATTTAAACTTAGAACATACCTTAAATTTAGACAATTCAGATCAAGATTATATGTGGGTAGGTTTTATATTAGATGATGTTAGATGTAAGAATGGTTATTTTGATTTAAAATGTGGTTTTGATATTATGACTTATTTGCGTGGAGATGGCATAACCAAGGTTTATGATAGTGGTGTCAGAGTTACTAGTACAGATGGAATAGGAGAAACTTTATTTGAAAAAAAAGATTATACTAAAAGAACATGTTATCTTAATGAAAAAGCATTTTGTCAGGTTAAAATTTCTAAAAATGAGTTAAATGAAGGAGAATATACTGTCGCATTCCAGGGAAGATATACTCCATTAACTCCTGGAGGTACTTGGACTGTAAGTAAACCTGTAAACTTATTTACAATTACAAAAAGTGAAATTCAGGAAGCAATTTCAGAAGATATTATACAAACTAAAGAGATTAAAGAATATGCCTTAAAAATTCCTCAGTTTAGTGAAATGCTAAAAATCCATAAACAAACTATATGGTGGGAGGACATTGTTGAAGCATACCCTTCTGAAAGTGAATTTGAAAATTTGAAAGGATTGGGGTGGGAAAAAATACAATTTACTTTAACTCCAACTACTGCAAAAGATGGATTTATTTGGAATTCTCCGAAGGATAAAATTACATTACATGATGAAAAATGTTCTCTTCATTCCCCATTATGCACTTTGGCTTTTGGTGCTGAAAAGCGTTATTCAAAAATGAAAGCAATAAAAATTTCAACTAATACAAAAGTATCTATACCTAAAAATATTAAATATACTCTGGATGGAAATAAATGTACTATTGTTTCTTGTGACAAGCAAGAAGATCAAGTCCTATTAATTGGGAGTGATGTCAGGAGACCTTATGCTGAGAGTAATATAGGCAATTATATTACTTCTATCAAGGAGGCAGGAAATAATCAGATTAGTGCTTCGTGGAGTTTTAGTTTTGATGAAAGTGGAATACCTATGCCAGCTCATGAAGCGCGTTTTTATATTAGTATTTTATCTTCAGAAACAGAAAAATTATCAGATCTTCCGTTTATAGGTCAAATGCAAAAAGATATGAAATGCGAGATTATAAATAAACAAGAGTTTGCAGGAATGTGTTATGATCTAGACATAAATCAAATAAATGTAGAAACAATTGTGCTTCCAAAAGATGTAGAATATATACCCTTACTATGA
- the prf1 gene encoding peptide chain release factor aRF-1, with protein sequence MNAKEKHGLKKIINELSLIRGRHTELVSVYIPQEYDINKVIQHLQQEQGTAQNIKSASTRTNVIDALERMIRSLRLYKQTPSNGLAIFSGNTSEREGKVDLNVWAIEPPKPIKTRLYRCDQTFVLDPLKEQLEYTDFYALIVLDKKEATIGLLKGTSIITIKYFHSSVPGKFKTGGQSANRFRNIRENLTKEFFIRVADAANTEFLPIKTNIKGVLIGGPGMTKNEFIDSNCLNDELQRKIVAVKDLTYTDESGLHHLVESCQDVLAKEDIIREKQLMNRFFETFAKDENKIAYGIAQVKEMLEMGVVDTLLLSDSIEDKTAEELETIAEKYSTKTEYISTETKEGMQLKELGKVGAILRYPIVRQ encoded by the coding sequence ATGAATGCAAAAGAAAAACACGGACTAAAGAAGATAATTAACGAGCTTTCATTAATTAGAGGTAGACACACAGAATTAGTTTCAGTTTATATCCCTCAAGAATATGATATTAACAAGGTTATACAACATTTACAGCAAGAACAAGGAACCGCACAAAACATCAAATCTGCCTCAACAAGAACGAATGTTATAGATGCTCTCGAAAGAATGATAAGATCATTAAGATTATATAAACAAACCCCCTCAAATGGTTTGGCTATTTTTTCAGGAAATACTTCAGAAAGAGAAGGAAAAGTGGATTTAAATGTCTGGGCAATCGAACCTCCAAAACCCATTAAAACAAGATTATATCGATGTGACCAAACTTTTGTTTTAGATCCATTAAAAGAGCAATTAGAATATACTGATTTTTATGCTCTAATTGTTCTAGACAAAAAAGAAGCAACAATTGGATTATTAAAAGGAACATCAATAATCACTATAAAATATTTTCATTCTTCAGTCCCAGGAAAATTTAAAACAGGTGGACAGTCTGCAAACAGATTCAGAAATATTAGAGAAAATCTAACCAAAGAATTTTTTATACGTGTAGCTGATGCAGCAAACACAGAATTTTTACCAATAAAAACAAATATTAAAGGAGTTTTGATTGGTGGACCTGGAATGACTAAAAATGAATTCATAGACTCAAATTGTTTAAATGATGAATTACAAAGAAAAATTGTCGCAGTTAAAGATTTAACTTATACAGATGAATCAGGTTTGCATCATTTAGTTGAATCTTGTCAAGATGTGCTTGCAAAAGAAGATATCATTAGGGAAAAGCAGCTTATGAATAGATTCTTTGAAACTTTTGCAAAAGATGAAAACAAAATTGCTTATGGTATTGCACAAGTTAAAGAAATGCTTGAAATGGGGGTTGTAGATACCTTACTTCTTTCAGACTCGATAGAAGATAAAACTGCAGAAGAGCTAGAAACTATAGCCGAAAAATATAGCACTAAAACAGAGTATATATCAACAGAAACAAAAGAAGGAATGCAATTAAAAGAATTAGGAAAAGTCGGTGCAATACTTAGATATCCTATTGTTAGACAATAA